GGTGCTGTGTTTGTATCAGGTTCATCAAAGTTGCGAATCAATTATTCACAAACAGGTGCTACTTTAACTGTTGTTGATCCAAGCACAGCAGTGACTACAACATTAGGGTCACTACCAGCCACTGGTTTGAATACAGTTCTTGCTATGAGTCTTGTTGCTGCGTTACTTGGACTTGGTACTTTGATGCTTTTAATTACACGCAGGCGAAGGTTAACTATAAAGTAGTCAATAAAAATTGTTGAAATAATATTAGACAATATTTGTTAAACCTAATATGAATAAGAAAATTGATGGTAGCTCCAGTAGAGAAATTGATTTCTACTGGAGGCCAGGTTGCCCATTCTGTATGTCACTGGAATCAAAACTAAAAAAAGAAGATATTAAACTGAATAAATTTAACATTTGGGAAGACGAGAGTGCGTCAGCCAAAGTTAGATCTGTAGCAAATGGGAATGAAACAGTTCCAACTATAAATGTTAATGGTACATTTTTAGTTAATCCTTCTATGAAAGAAGTAGTGAAATTATTAAGCTAACTTTGTTGGTTTAATATATTTAAATGTGCTTGAATAGAAGTATGGATAAACCTAAGTCAAAAAAAATACATTTAGCACTCTCAGTAAAAAACTTAGATGAAGTAGTTAAAGATTATAATAAAAGACTCGGAAGTTCCCCTGAAGTATTTATACCTAACGAGTATGCGTTGTGGCGCACTAATGAAGTTAATCTTTCAGTGCGCGTAGATCCAAGTTTTCAGCCAGGTAGTTTGCGTCATTTAGGATTTGAAGACCCTTCTGTTGATGGATTTACTTCAACTATCGACTCAATTGGTATTGTATGGGAATCGTTTCGTGCACAAGATCAATTAGACGAAATTAACTCAATTTGGCCAGAAAAAAAGGAACAGTAGTTTTAATCTACTGTTCCCAATGAATTA
This window of the Acidimicrobiia bacterium genome carries:
- a CDS encoding glutaredoxin family protein, with the protein product MNKKIDGSSSREIDFYWRPGCPFCMSLESKLKKEDIKLNKFNIWEDESASAKVRSVANGNETVPTINVNGTFLVNPSMKEVVKLLS